In the genome of Brachypodium distachyon strain Bd21 chromosome 3, Brachypodium_distachyon_v3.0, whole genome shotgun sequence, the window TGCGGCAGTTTAACCTGATTTGAGGAAGAAAGACATGGAACGTTCTCGTGTTTTTGGCTGTCACCACTTATCCGTATGCACGAGTCATCCCAGAATAGAAGCTTACTGATTCTGTACAAACATAATCGACTGGGACACGGTCTACCGGCTTTTTGAGCGTTTGATTCTTGTCTGTTTTATGTGCAAGAGGAAGAGTTGCTGGATTTGCCTAGCCTGTTTGGAGTATTTTCTTTCATCTACCGCAGAGTTTACCTCTTATGGACTTGTCTAGTATGGTGCTGTCTTTCAGCTTTCCTCCATTTATGGCTTTTCTTATGATTCTGATTTGATTGCTGGCAGGCTCGCCTTCCGTTTCTGTCGTATTGGAACTCTTACCGTGTCAGTTTATTTGAGTTACTTTTTTAGATGTCGAAATAAGCTACTCCGTATTTCTTCTGGGCTTTGCGGTTTCTGCTAGAAAAGCTGTTAGCGCTTCCTTATCCGATACAATTTAGTAATGTTTGGTTACTTGCAAAACTCATGGATTCTCCTTTTCCATAGGATTATGGAGAACACAGGTGTTAGCCAGTGGAAGCCGATGCTGCTTTCCTCTTTGGGTCAATCGTGTAAGCTTGCGTTTGGGAATATAGAGAGAAAAGAGGCAGCACCGACGAATCGAAAGTCAATCAGGTGCTGTTTTGATCTGTGCTCCCCGTGGTCTACCGACCTGTATGGAAACAATAATGCACCCTCCAGTAAAGCAATATGCCAAATAGTTATTCGAAACATCCCAGCTGCTTCTGGCGACAAGACTTGCGGTGTGGTGGCATATCAACTTAATTATATTAGGATGGAATGTCATAACAGAGCATTTTGTTTAAATAAAGACAGTAGTCAAAGTAGTCCAAAGTATTTGAAAGTAGATTTGCTCCCAATGTTGGTTTCGTTCTGGTAATGTGTCCGTGCTTGCTCCCCCCCTCTGTTTTTCTTGTATATCATGATTGCTCCCTACTTTGTTTGCTTTGTGTGTTCTTCCATTTGGATCTTGAGTTGTTTGCCTACATGTTCTACACTAGTGTTTTTGTTTAAGTCTCCTCGTGTTTCACTATTTTCTTGGGTGAGTTTCTTATCATGAATGATACTTTTGCAGGTTATAATGACGGGACTTCTTCGATGGCTAATAGGTTTCATGGAAATTCATATGATGACAATGATGTTGACTTTCTTGATGTTCCTGCCTCAAAGGTTTGGAGTTATTTCAAGATTACCTCTCCTCTTTTCTTGTATCTGTTGTCAATTTTTCTGTCTTAATACCCTATTTACTAATGCATATTCTTCTATATGCACTCAGGATGTCTCTACTGCATCAATAGCCAGGAAAAATTCAAAAGATTTCACATGGTTAGGTCCTGCATGGCACTGCCAAAAACGATGGAAGCACTACAGATCTTTCTGCCGTAGGGGAATTACTATCTCGGTATGTCTATCAGATATCTTTTCTTCGACTCTTACTTGCCACCATCCACTCCATTAAATGTGTCTACTAGTAACAAGATGAGATGCCGAGTTGAATGAAAGCATTTGGCCAGTATAGCTAGATCTTAACCTGAAAGATGCCAAGATTAACCTGGAGGAGTTATTGGGAGGAAATCTGTGGCCTTCTGTTATTAGTTAGTTCCTTGTCttcatttattttccttttgggAGAAGATTGTGGGGCGGGGGGATGATTTGGCCAAAATTGATAGAGTCTGAATGTTTATTTGATTGTTAGCAGTTAAAAGTTGACCCTTTATTGATAAAAGCCTTTGCTACCTCTACAGGTGCATAGTTTTGTCTACATCATGAgcgaagaaaagaagaggctCATTGCCTATGTGGAGGATCTGTATGAGGACTCAAACGCACTCAACATGGTCATGGTACGATGGTTTGACAAAGTTGATGAGGTTGGTGTCGAATTGCCCCCAAATGTTGGTGACAGagagattttcttttcccatGGTCTTCAAGATCTCAATGTTGAATGCATTGATGGATTGGCTGCAGTCCTGAGTGCTCAACACTTGGAGAAGTTTCAGAGTGGCACCAAACACAGCTGTTGGTATCCTTATCTTTGCCGCAGCCAGATCGATAATTATGAACTCAAGCCTTTTGACATCTCCCAGTTGCAAGGGTATTGGAGCCAGGAATTGGTCAGGACCATGTTTAATGCAGCTTCTTCTCTAAAGGTACGTTTTAAGGTAACCAAAAGTGGGCCTGGTTCAAATGGAGTGCAGAAGAGGAAGTGCCTTCCTTCTGGACAGTCCTGTCCGGGTTCTGTTGATCTGGAGCATAGCCTTCAAAAACAGTTATACCCTGGTTGCCATGCTGAAATCCTGTCTCAGGATAGTGGTATAAGGGGCTGTTGGTTTAGATGCTTAATCTTAAAGAGGCATAAAGATAAAATCAAGGTGCAATACCAAGATCTTCAGAATGCGGAGGAGACAGGAAATTTGGAGGTACATCTAGTTTCACTACATGTAATCAGTTATTTCTTGTCACCTACACTACTTTTGAGCCTATCTTGACCTAATTTTGTTGTACAGGAGTGGGTTTGTCTAACAAGAATAGCTAAACCTGATCAGTTGGGCATACGCATCTCTGAAAGACCAATGGTTCGGCCACACCATGTGCAGAATAGCAAGGGTGCATGCTCCCTTGATACCGGGGCTATTGTTGACGCATGGTGGAATGGTGGCTGGTGGGAGGGTATTGTTTTGCATCGTGGAAATGATGGACGCGTTCAAGTTTATTTTCCTGGTAATTACAATTAAGTTACTATACTAATATTGCCTCTTGTGATTACCGGATTACATTGGAGATTGTAACTCTTAAACTAAGTTTCTTTGTTATTTACCACAGGAGAACAGCGGGTAGCTGATTTTGACAAAGATGATTTGAGGCCGTCACTTGAGTGGGTTGGTGACAGATGGAATCCCttgaaggaaagaaaagatcTCACAAGCCAGTTGCGTTCTTCGGAGTGTGAACATAGAGGCTTGAGCAAACTCATCTGCCTACAGGATAATCCATCTCCGAAACCAGAATCTGATGAAAGAAGTGATGGCAAATCTTTGGGCAACAAGATTTCACGGGGTCAGAAACGTGTTCTGGCTGATCTCACAAATGATCTCAAGTTTGACAATCTGAAATGGATGGCAAGAAAGCGTAGAAGATCTAGTCCAAGAAGGCAGTCAGACACTGGCAGCGGTAGCAGCAGCCAGGGAGACATGGATGAGTCCAGCCCGTGTGGAATTAATTCAGTGCCTGATCAAGAATTTTGCAAGAGCACCGGTCAGCCAATTTTCATTGGTTTGCCTGTGCCAGTTTCTAGCTTGGTGATGTCCAGATGAAGAAAGACTACTTAGATGACTGACGTTTATGCACCTTCCAGATTTAAATGGCCTCGGCGAGATGTGAGTTTGTTGCATCCCCGTGTTTTTGTGTCCTGTGATCCAGAATTTTGCAAGCTTGTCCACAGTGATGCCTGGGATGTCATCAAGGGCAACTGGGCAagcaaagtactccctccgtcccattttaagtgtctcaaatttgttcaaatatggatgtatctacacctaaaaagcgtctagatacatgtaatatttcgacacttaatatgggacggagggagtatactgTTTGTATTTAAAACTAATTTAGGGATTTTTGCCTTTCTGTTGTCACTTTCTAGTCTAGGGGATTCGATAGGAGTTCGTAAGTCTTGTTTAGTAGGGATAGATGCCTGAGTTGTAATTCCCAGTTTGGTAGTTTCCGAAGTtccctgtttttttctttgtttacaTTTCAACAATACAATCGTCTGAAGTTAAATTTGCTCGTAGTTGATGGCAGACTGAATCCAGTACTGTAATGGAAATATGTGGCACTTGAGTTTCGTTGGTCGCAGCAACGTTTCTAAGATGTGCTCAAGCTGTATGATGACTTTCATTTCTTTCGAAAAGTTATTCAAAAGCAAGTTGATGTGGTATAGTTGTGAAGTCGTTTTCGCTGGTGGCTTGGCAGAATCTAGTCCTGCTCAATTAGTCTGAACTCTGGACGTAGTGGCCCCATCGTTTTCAAACCTATCGTGCCGACTTCCCTCCTTTTCTAACAAGTTCTACCGACTTCACAAATCACAATATGTATTGCAAGGTTCCGGATGTCTAATGTTCATGTTGGAAGGTTCCGGATGTTCTTTGCTGTAAATGCTAAGAACATAGGAAATGGACAACTACCCGTGCAAGCTAGCGAAAGCCTCTGCCTGCATCGTTGGGCCAGGATCTGATTCCACTCTCCAACAAGACGACGAAGACACGCTGGGCGCCCCGATAAGCCTAAGCAAGCAAGCCAATCGACCCCGGAATCATCTTAACCCCGGGGACCCGGCCGGTAGTCCCGTAGGAAACCACATTCCCCCCTCTTTCCCTTGCAAAgttgcttctttcttttcagatTCCGCTTTCTTCTCCGGCAAGGCTAAGCTGCCGTCGAGAGGAGGAGCGATCCATGAGCGACAAGGTGAGAGGTTGACGCCAAAGTTCTTGCTTCAAAGAAATAAACTAGTAAGAAGGATGTTTGCAGGAAGAGTACAAACAAACGAGGTGGCTAACTTTGTCTGTGCTGTACGTGACGTTGTTTCCGCAGTTCTACTGCATGACGCTCCGGATGAGCATCGACTGCAACGGGTGCTACCACAAGATCCGGAGAGCTCTCCTCGAGATGCACGGTAAAACGAAAATTCTGAGGACCCGCCACTGTTTTAGTCCATTCCAGTAAATTTGAGAGCCCTCCGGAAACTTTTGGCGTGAGAGCATGCAGATATCGAGAGCCACCTGATCGAGCGGAAGCAGCAGCGGGTGATGGTGTCCGGCGCGTTCGTGCCGCAGGACGTGGCCATCAAGCTCCGGAAGAGGACCAACCGCCGGGTCCAGATAATGGACATCAAGGAGGTCGACGGGCACCACGCCTGACCCTGAATGGCTCAACGCTCCAGAGCTGATGCTGAACTGCTCGGCGAAACCCAACTGACGAATGATGAAGGACGTATAGTAGCACTAACGAAGTTTCAAAGATGCCAGAACTATACAGTTTGTTGCTTCGATTTAAAGATATTGGCTTGAACTAGTCGGTGTGTTTAACTCAATGTATTAGCAGAGGCAAGAGTACAGGGCACATCCCTAAACCCCAGCCAAGTCCATCCCCGTCATTCGTCCGGTGGTTTCCAATTGATTTCCTCTTGGTACCTTGTGCTTCGCTTGATTTG includes:
- the LOC100824719 gene encoding uncharacterized protein LOC100824719 isoform X1; translated protein: MDEPAAAAASRRRWVQWEEVVVSNDRGRRLVHYYLRGEPGDGGAEERELAVVGRERSPRHMSYAVQGRFLRSLAAAPPGAASPSPSRSPAAADGAPRKWRSRREVVDWLSSLVSGYNDGTSSMANRFHGNSYDDNDVDFLDVPASKDVSTASIARKNSKDFTWLGPAWHCQKRWKHYRSFCRRGITISVHSFVYIMSEEKKRLIAYVEDLYEDSNALNMVMVRWFDKVDEVGVELPPNVGDREIFFSHGLQDLNVECIDGLAAVLSAQHLEKFQSGTKHSCWYPYLCRSQIDNYELKPFDISQLQGYWSQELVRTMFNAASSLKVRFKVTKSGPGSNGVQKRKCLPSGQSCPGSVDLEHSLQKQLYPGCHAEILSQDSGIRGCWFRCLILKRHKDKIKVQYQDLQNAEETGNLEEWVCLTRIAKPDQLGIRISERPMVRPHHVQNSKGACSLDTGAIVDAWWNGGWWEGIVLHRGNDGRVQVYFPGEQRVADFDKDDLRPSLEWVGDRWNPLKERKDLTSQLRSSECEHRGLSKLICLQDNPSPKPESDERSDGKSLGNKISRGQKRVLADLTNDLKFDNLKWMARKRRRSSPRRQSDTGSGSSSQGDMDESSPCGINSVPDQEFCKSTGQPIFIGLPVPVSSLVMSR
- the LOC100824719 gene encoding uncharacterized protein LOC100824719 isoform X2, which codes for MANRFHGNSYDDNDVDFLDVPASKDVSTASIARKNSKDFTWLGPAWHCQKRWKHYRSFCRRGITISVHSFVYIMSEEKKRLIAYVEDLYEDSNALNMVMVRWFDKVDEVGVELPPNVGDREIFFSHGLQDLNVECIDGLAAVLSAQHLEKFQSGTKHSCWYPYLCRSQIDNYELKPFDISQLQGYWSQELVRTMFNAASSLKVRFKVTKSGPGSNGVQKRKCLPSGQSCPGSVDLEHSLQKQLYPGCHAEILSQDSGIRGCWFRCLILKRHKDKIKVQYQDLQNAEETGNLEEWVCLTRIAKPDQLGIRISERPMVRPHHVQNSKGACSLDTGAIVDAWWNGGWWEGIVLHRGNDGRVQVYFPGEQRVADFDKDDLRPSLEWVGDRWNPLKERKDLTSQLRSSECEHRGLSKLICLQDNPSPKPESDERSDGKSLGNKISRGQKRVLADLTNDLKFDNLKWMARKRRRSSPRRQSDTGSGSSSQGDMDESSPCGINSVPDQEFCKSTGQPIFIGLPVPVSSLVMSR